One window from the genome of Gimesia aquarii encodes:
- a CDS encoding sigma-70 family RNA polymerase sigma factor — translation MSLGFIKDRSEETRLVMQHRTALYSYIFSCVRDHTDAEDILHDVCVIAIESFEQLKEKDSFFPWVREIAFHQVLSHLKKKKKETPFNPHVVAALADAVNQVEQKQSRLNFRDAMMKCLDKLPAHSRELIVMRYDDSEMGIAGIASESGKSVHSIYSRLKRIKTMLRDCVSRQLASEATQ, via the coding sequence ATGTCTTTAGGTTTTATAAAAGATCGTTCTGAGGAGACACGTCTGGTAATGCAACATCGGACTGCGCTCTACAGCTATATTTTTTCCTGTGTGAGAGATCATACGGATGCTGAAGATATTCTGCATGATGTTTGTGTCATCGCGATTGAATCGTTCGAGCAACTTAAAGAGAAGGATTCTTTTTTTCCCTGGGTGCGCGAGATTGCCTTCCATCAAGTACTGTCTCACCTGAAAAAGAAGAAAAAAGAGACACCTTTCAATCCACACGTAGTTGCGGCGCTCGCAGATGCGGTCAATCAGGTGGAGCAAAAGCAGTCTCGTTTGAATTTCCGTGATGCCATGATGAAGTGTCTCGACAAGCTTCCCGCACATAGTCGAGAGTTAATCGTGATGCGGTACGACGATTCTGAAATGGGAATAGCTGGCATCGCTTCAGAATCCGGGAAAAGTGTGCACTCAATCTACTCCCGACTGAAAAGAATTAAAACGATGCTTCGTGATTGTGTTTCCAGACAACTTGCTTCGGAGGCAACACAATGA
- a CDS encoding tetratricopeptide repeat protein: MAVRDSESQDLVEQVREATESGQQEQAAELLKQAVASNPNHAGVRRQLSEFLITNGFSEEAIQQLEKTTILSPDDPRPYIDLAYLLHQKKQYTDALKNLEFGLNLDPTNIRALLLKGELEELAGLNAAAEETYHRILQAEPYNIVSRLKLAALEIKQGESNRATPILRPICHNTAATIHQRSEAQWLLGVAYGAEQRWNDSVASLERAMKNRPDATADDWYRLAYASLQANDMEKVYPAVTKALSLNPLHTETNRLSSYLTQQSNMMNIQQASMYTPLQRPGFIGQAPQPIPVETLQPPQGWEKVGTLSISSAKINSR; encoded by the coding sequence ATGGCTGTCAGAGATTCTGAATCACAGGATCTCGTTGAACAGGTTCGTGAGGCAACGGAAAGCGGACAACAGGAACAGGCTGCTGAACTGCTCAAGCAGGCGGTGGCTTCAAACCCTAATCACGCAGGAGTACGCCGCCAACTTTCGGAATTCTTAATTACGAATGGCTTTTCGGAAGAAGCAATCCAACAGTTAGAAAAAACGACCATTCTCTCTCCCGACGATCCGAGACCTTATATTGATTTGGCTTATTTACTGCATCAAAAGAAACAATATACTGATGCGCTCAAAAACCTGGAATTCGGTTTGAACCTTGATCCCACGAATATTCGTGCCTTATTACTCAAAGGTGAGTTAGAAGAATTAGCGGGGCTGAATGCGGCTGCTGAAGAAACATATCATAGGATCTTGCAGGCAGAACCCTATAATATTGTTTCTCGATTAAAATTGGCAGCACTTGAGATCAAACAGGGGGAATCCAACCGCGCTACTCCGATATTGCGTCCCATTTGCCATAATACAGCAGCCACAATCCATCAGAGATCAGAGGCTCAATGGTTGCTGGGAGTGGCCTACGGTGCGGAACAGCGTTGGAATGATTCAGTAGCATCACTTGAACGAGCAATGAAAAATCGCCCCGATGCAACCGCAGATGACTGGTATCGCCTCGCTTATGCCAGTTTACAGGCGAACGATATGGAGAAAGTTTATCCTGCCGTGACAAAGGCACTATCTTTAAATCCGCTGCATACCGAAACAAATCGGCTTTCCAGTTATTTAACTCAACAATCAAACATGATGAATATTCAACAGGCTTCCATGTACACTCCCCTCCAAAGGCCAGGTTTCATCGGACAAGCACCCCAGCCGATCCCCGTCGAAACATTACAGCCTCCCCAAGGCTGGGAGAAGGTCGGAACGCTGTCGATTTCTTCCGCAAAAATCAATAGTCGATAG
- a CDS encoding DUF1559 domain-containing protein, whose amino-acid sequence MMRSLIQNRKGFTLIELLVVIAIIAILIALLLPAVQQAREAARRSSCKNNMKQIGLALHNYHDTHRTFPPSYVDNHPAGTPFMNNDLGWGTFILPFMDQAPLYNNISGSGAMDVDWTTIPAMTTGATAYARVILPAFMCPSDPMGGVNTKIDSYGKSNYKAVRSVLTYPTSARRMRDFTDGTSNTFIVGESDTKDHNGSIWVGKSTNSRNVLSNANATFPINGTDVDDLFSSVHVGGCHFVFADGRVRFLSENMNQDTYTALGTYNGGEVLGEF is encoded by the coding sequence ATGATGAGAAGTCTTATACAAAATCGAAAAGGGTTCACACTAATAGAATTACTGGTTGTGATTGCCATCATTGCCATTCTCATTGCACTCCTATTGCCCGCAGTACAACAAGCTCGTGAAGCAGCGCGACGTAGCTCTTGCAAAAATAACATGAAACAAATCGGCCTGGCATTACATAATTACCACGATACACACCGTACCTTCCCACCGTCTTATGTTGATAATCATCCTGCTGGTACTCCATTTATGAACAACGATCTTGGATGGGGCACCTTCATTCTGCCTTTCATGGATCAAGCACCACTTTATAATAACATCAGTGGCTCTGGTGCGATGGACGTTGATTGGACTACTATTCCTGCTATGACAACAGGCGCGACTGCCTATGCAAGGGTGATTCTGCCTGCCTTCATGTGCCCTTCTGATCCTATGGGCGGAGTGAACACTAAAATTGATTCCTATGGGAAATCAAACTATAAAGCCGTACGATCCGTTCTTACTTACCCTACCAGTGCACGCAGAATGCGAGACTTCACGGACGGAACAAGTAACACCTTTATTGTCGGAGAATCAGATACTAAAGACCATAATGGATCAATTTGGGTCGGAAAATCTACTAATTCAAGAAATGTCCTTTCCAATGCAAATGCCACATTTCCGATTAATGGCACCGATGTAGATGATCTCTTTAGTAGCGTTCACGTTGGTGGATGCCACTTTGTGTTTGCGGATGGACGTGTTCGGTTTCTCTCCGAGAATATGAATCAAGATACATATACGGCTCTCGGAACCTATAATGGTGGTGAGGTTCTTGGCGAGTTTTAA
- a CDS encoding metallophosphoesterase N-terminal domain-containing protein, with translation MRLALCLGYVVSCFFITLLPDKTKAETAKEPQSKILKLLLKKTPKPNYGAPVPKLITGRVRLQSDQTAMGVKGVSISDGYSVVKTDVNGAYELTPNQSAVFINITRPSGYEIQGDWYKPLAPQVDFELKQTTDDENDYIFVHVTDTHVSTSPRSVEGLSEFVQEVNALSPKPRFVVNSGDLLNLHKALVSSPASGHASFRNYVGIMNHLTMPYYNVAGDHTDSSYRLKEFPRGDHRCAKPMYWEYLGPHFFSFEYGKIHFMSVDYGYHLGQIQNLVNGRKLEYPTLEVQPVHAEWMKQDMFHRSPGTFVVTTSEADLAKHCPGFLEMAQQNDVRLQLVGDDHVVANKRRPVPYRTGGALAGCWWNPKAKQLCPDLSPQGYLIYRVKGEQMDYFYKGLGQRIAIVSHRVGAPWTGRVELQAHLVQPQPNETLEYSVNGTDWKPMHKIGQPFYRALFVANINSTSLPEGHLQFDVRSTATREVRSRKFVVANNSGPLESQNDALLEFSVGKANSNAKNRKVNSGKVEVLFNNKIVGELTPNLVKDYVFPIKASNLGVANTLSFRFLETGDAMSLGSPVLKFQGKVFRDPRDEAIRRVRTGHWGASSADWGGFLAGNPDSLDETPFQRQQNRFCFVLNDTE, from the coding sequence ATGCGATTGGCTTTGTGCCTTGGTTATGTTGTCAGTTGTTTTTTCATTACCCTGCTGCCCGATAAGACAAAAGCCGAAACTGCTAAAGAGCCGCAATCGAAGATTCTTAAACTTCTTCTTAAGAAAACTCCGAAACCAAACTATGGAGCCCCGGTTCCCAAACTGATCACAGGACGTGTCAGATTACAGTCAGATCAAACAGCTATGGGAGTGAAGGGGGTTTCCATCTCGGACGGATATTCCGTCGTCAAAACGGATGTGAACGGTGCTTACGAACTCACCCCAAACCAGAGTGCCGTGTTTATCAATATCACTCGTCCTTCGGGGTATGAAATTCAAGGGGATTGGTACAAGCCTCTCGCTCCTCAAGTCGACTTCGAACTCAAACAGACAACCGACGACGAGAATGATTATATCTTCGTGCATGTAACCGACACACACGTCTCCACGAGTCCCAGATCAGTGGAAGGTTTGAGCGAATTCGTACAAGAAGTGAACGCTTTGTCTCCGAAACCACGTTTCGTCGTGAACAGTGGCGACCTCCTGAACCTCCACAAAGCGCTCGTGAGTTCCCCTGCCTCCGGGCATGCCAGTTTTCGGAATTATGTCGGCATCATGAACCATTTGACCATGCCTTATTACAATGTGGCAGGAGACCATACAGATTCATCTTATCGACTCAAAGAGTTTCCACGCGGGGACCACCGCTGTGCCAAGCCGATGTATTGGGAGTATCTCGGACCGCATTTCTTTTCGTTTGAATATGGCAAAATCCATTTTATGTCAGTGGATTATGGTTATCACCTCGGCCAGATACAGAATCTGGTAAACGGTCGAAAATTGGAATATCCTACTCTTGAAGTACAGCCAGTCCATGCAGAATGGATGAAACAAGACATGTTTCATCGGTCTCCAGGGACGTTTGTTGTCACTACATCCGAAGCCGATTTGGCTAAGCACTGTCCCGGTTTTCTTGAGATGGCACAGCAGAATGATGTCCGACTTCAGCTTGTTGGCGATGATCATGTTGTTGCTAACAAAAGGCGACCCGTTCCCTATCGAACGGGAGGCGCTTTAGCTGGCTGCTGGTGGAACCCGAAAGCGAAACAACTTTGCCCTGATCTTTCCCCACAAGGATACCTTATCTATCGCGTCAAGGGGGAGCAGATGGATTACTTCTATAAAGGACTGGGGCAACGGATCGCAATTGTCTCGCATCGTGTGGGTGCCCCTTGGACAGGACGCGTGGAACTCCAGGCGCATCTGGTTCAGCCTCAACCTAATGAAACACTGGAATATTCTGTTAATGGTACCGACTGGAAACCGATGCATAAAATCGGTCAACCGTTCTATCGTGCACTGTTTGTTGCGAATATCAACTCAACTTCACTTCCTGAAGGTCATCTCCAGTTCGATGTCAGAAGCACTGCCACCAGAGAAGTCCGTTCTAGAAAGTTCGTCGTTGCCAACAATTCAGGTCCATTGGAATCTCAAAATGACGCTTTGCTTGAGTTTTCTGTTGGTAAGGCTAATTCCAATGCAAAAAACCGCAAAGTCAACTCTGGCAAAGTGGAAGTATTATTCAACAATAAAATAGTTGGTGAGCTCACACCCAATTTGGTCAAAGATTATGTATTTCCCATTAAGGCATCGAACCTCGGAGTTGCCAACACACTATCGTTTCGTTTTTTAGAAACAGGAGACGCAATGAGTCTTGGAAGCCCTGTCCTTAAATTCCAGGGAAAAGTATTTCGAGATCCGCGAGACGAAGCGATCAGACGAGTGAGAACCGGA
- a CDS encoding FecR domain-containing protein — protein MIQPKDRDLLEAYLANELDCDEIKSLELRLCTEEDLARLMIEVSSEETVIREWTELQRSQLWYSKLVTETTVSHSSFYLSRSFLVAMLILAITLTSWFGVHQWADPLIVSDSSQPENVAIVDALSDGELRTQNILCVVNDHLQTGRQYHLDQGVLQLQMDSGVNVVIAGPTTFQFLNSNALRLLQGTMTAHVSQKAIGFEVQTPTLEIIDLGTRFGVHVNKEGVSETHVFQGVVNGFSLKQGSPQGLPQRLSAGQSIKRSPGKEIVLSDTDSDLLFAKCLMQESRIHQLSGDLKLLSNLPVSLKSGEFTSNEHIHVFQERQNISLPEEIRCFVPIQNNKGQFQEDVIQKGTKVDVYYLHHDAHHPGHPEFSDQKTTLTMKGEVHFKGQVLGILQTDPLLLQTDQSLGNPDVRYEKSHVRVAEDETKLLPGRSSLYLNWILSRAEGLKSMNAMRVIVAAEEK, from the coding sequence ATGATTCAGCCCAAAGATAGAGACCTGCTCGAAGCCTATCTCGCTAATGAACTTGACTGTGATGAAATAAAGTCACTCGAACTCCGACTTTGTACTGAAGAAGACCTTGCTCGTTTAATGATCGAGGTCTCCAGTGAAGAGACCGTGATTCGTGAATGGACTGAATTACAACGATCTCAGCTATGGTACAGCAAATTGGTTACTGAGACGACTGTCTCTCATTCATCTTTTTATCTCTCCAGATCTTTTTTGGTGGCGATGTTAATTCTAGCAATTACACTGACATCCTGGTTTGGCGTGCATCAGTGGGCTGATCCTCTTATCGTCTCTGACTCTAGTCAACCAGAAAACGTTGCAATTGTCGATGCACTCTCTGATGGCGAGCTAAGGACTCAAAATATTCTGTGCGTGGTGAACGATCATTTACAAACGGGACGACAATATCATCTTGATCAAGGTGTGCTTCAGCTTCAGATGGATTCGGGCGTGAATGTTGTGATAGCGGGCCCCACTACGTTCCAGTTTCTGAATTCAAATGCTCTACGCCTGTTACAGGGGACTATGACGGCTCACGTTTCTCAGAAAGCAATCGGCTTTGAAGTACAAACTCCCACGCTTGAGATTATTGATTTAGGAACCCGGTTCGGCGTGCATGTGAATAAAGAAGGAGTTTCTGAAACACACGTTTTTCAAGGGGTAGTCAACGGCTTCAGTTTGAAGCAAGGAAGCCCTCAAGGTCTGCCTCAACGATTATCTGCAGGACAATCTATCAAACGATCACCGGGTAAAGAAATTGTTTTAAGCGACACAGACAGCGATCTTCTTTTTGCAAAATGCCTCATGCAAGAGTCTCGTATTCATCAGCTTTCAGGAGACTTAAAGCTTCTGTCAAATTTACCCGTCAGTCTGAAATCTGGTGAGTTTACCAGCAATGAACACATACATGTTTTCCAGGAACGGCAAAATATCAGCTTACCGGAAGAGATCCGCTGTTTTGTTCCCATCCAAAATAATAAGGGACAATTCCAGGAAGATGTGATTCAAAAGGGAACCAAAGTAGATGTGTACTATCTCCATCATGATGCCCACCACCCAGGACATCCTGAGTTTTCTGATCAAAAAACAACATTGACCATGAAGGGGGAAGTTCACTTCAAGGGGCAAGTTCTGGGCATCCTGCAAACAGATCCCCTGCTTCTACAAACAGATCAATCTTTAGGCAATCCCGATGTACGGTATGAAAAATCTCATGTCCGTGTTGCTGAAGACGAGACCAAACTCTTGCCCGGTCGTTCCTCACTTTATCTAAATTGGATTCTGTCAAGGGCAGAGGGACTCAAGAGTATGAATGCCATGCGCGTGATTGTTGCCGCTGAAGAAAAATAA
- the folE2 gene encoding GTP cyclohydrolase FolE2, with protein sequence MFEFVSDVLNLKQMESAEQNNNQRPSSVAGISSPSINLPDVANETVPLIGGTLERVGMSGVELVLRLRDASGEIFRTPARADAAVSLDDEKTKGIHMSRLFLSLNSRLADQELSLPLVNEILKDFVQTHEGMSSNSFLTLTYEHSLKRPALLSDHAGWRAYPITIHSSFKQNTFQHQLHVQLTYSSACPCSAALSRQLIQQAFEDAFGDRSELSHDEIYQWLGTQEAILAVPHSQRSHADVTVDLDSGLEDFPIESLIDYLERAIATPVQTAVKREDEQEFARLNGANLMFCEDAARKLKAALEEYKGINNFRVEINHLESLHPHDAAAVATSDQT encoded by the coding sequence ATGTTTGAATTCGTTTCCGATGTACTAAATCTCAAACAAATGGAATCTGCGGAGCAGAATAACAATCAGAGACCATCTTCCGTAGCAGGGATTAGTTCACCATCGATAAACCTACCTGATGTGGCAAATGAAACCGTTCCACTCATTGGGGGGACTCTTGAGCGTGTCGGGATGTCAGGGGTAGAATTGGTACTCAGGCTTCGTGATGCTTCAGGTGAGATATTTCGTACTCCAGCTCGTGCTGATGCAGCTGTGAGCCTCGATGATGAGAAGACCAAAGGGATCCATATGTCTCGACTATTTCTCAGTTTGAATAGTCGGCTAGCTGACCAGGAACTTTCTTTGCCTCTGGTCAATGAGATTCTGAAAGATTTTGTACAGACACATGAGGGAATGAGTTCCAACAGTTTTTTGACTCTGACCTACGAACATTCGCTGAAACGACCTGCGTTACTTTCTGATCATGCCGGCTGGCGCGCCTATCCAATTACGATACACAGTTCGTTCAAACAGAATACGTTTCAACACCAATTGCATGTTCAACTGACTTATTCCAGTGCCTGTCCCTGTTCAGCCGCCTTATCAAGGCAGTTGATTCAGCAGGCTTTTGAAGATGCGTTCGGTGACCGAAGTGAACTCTCTCATGATGAAATCTATCAATGGTTGGGAACACAGGAAGCAATTCTGGCAGTCCCACACAGCCAGAGAAGCCACGCTGATGTCACGGTGGACTTAGACAGTGGATTGGAAGATTTTCCGATTGAATCACTGATAGATTATCTCGAACGTGCCATCGCGACCCCTGTGCAAACAGCAGTCAAGCGCGAAGATGAGCAAGAATTCGCGCGGTTGAACGGAGCCAACCTGATGTTCTGTGAAGACGCAGCCCGAAAATTGAAGGCCGCTCTAGAGGAGTACAAAGGCATTAACAATTTTCGAGTCGAAATCAATCATCTCGAAAGCTTGCATCCCCATGATGCCGCTGCGGTGGCTACCAGCGATCAGACATAA